A window of the Bacteroidota bacterium genome harbors these coding sequences:
- a CDS encoding YbjQ family protein, with product MIIATAGEIAGKQIVRTIGIVRGNTIRARHIGKDIVALFKNIFGGEIEEYTKLLGESRDQSLDRMVAQATELGANAIVDVRFSTSYIMANAAEILAYGTAVVVEDAA from the coding sequence ATGATCATTGCAACCGCAGGTGAGATAGCCGGAAAACAAATTGTCCGCACGATCGGGATTGTTCGCGGGAACACCATTCGTGCCCGCCACATCGGGAAGGACATTGTCGCCCTATTCAAGAATATCTTTGGTGGAGAGATAGAAGAATACACCAAGCTACTGGGTGAATCCCGCGACCAGTCTCTGGACAGAATGGTGGCACAGGCAACCGAGTTGGGCGCAAATGCGATAGTTGACGTCCGCTTTTCGACAAGCTACATCATGGCAAATGCGGCGGAGATACTGGCGTACGGAACCGCCGTTGTGGTCGAAGACGCGGCCTGA
- a CDS encoding sigma-70 family RNA polymerase sigma factor, with the protein MQNDDQETEWIRRCRAGDKEAFGYLVKKYMKQAYYAALGFVGSHEDALDASQEAFVKAFRAIDTFESGKRFYTWYYQILRNHCLNMLRSRKGAAVSMSLIAGELDEVQSDEPHAETQMQLKETRKSVWEALWRLAPDDRSLIVARDMLDTPYATLAELLECPVGTVMSRLYYARKRLRSQLERAL; encoded by the coding sequence ATGCAGAACGACGATCAGGAAACCGAATGGATTCGCCGGTGCCGGGCGGGGGACAAGGAGGCATTCGGTTACCTCGTAAAGAAATACATGAAGCAAGCATATTATGCGGCGCTCGGATTTGTGGGCTCGCATGAGGATGCGCTTGATGCCTCGCAGGAAGCATTTGTCAAAGCTTTCCGGGCAATTGACACATTTGAAAGCGGAAAACGATTCTATACATGGTACTATCAAATTCTCAGGAATCATTGTCTGAACATGTTACGCAGCCGGAAAGGAGCAGCAGTCTCCATGTCGTTGATTGCCGGTGAGCTGGATGAGGTTCAGTCGGACGAGCCTCATGCTGAGACACAGATGCAATTGAAGGAGACACGAAAATCCGTGTGGGAGGCGTTGTGGCGACTTGCCCCTGATGACCGTTCGCTGATTGTTGCACGGGATATGCTCGATACTCCGTACGCAACGCTTGCTGAATTGCTGGAATGTCCCGTCGGGACAGTGATGTCGAGATTGTACTATGCTCGAAAGCGATTACGCAGCCAATTGGAAAGGGCATTGTGA
- the pepF gene encoding oligoendopeptidase F → MSIERFHTAGVADYSLERDRIKIPDDFRWDLTAIYPDDAAWKNAKQRFIAELPEFERYRGTLTESAQTLFACLDLASRLGKEYTRLYCYASMNSDLDTRNAAYLGMEQEMSALGADFGAKSSFIEPEILKVDKSTIDAFIAREPKLEIYRHNLYDTLRRKEHTGSEGEEKIIADAGLMSDAPGSVYNIFSNADFPFPEIELHDGKKVKLDQSAFALHKSDAHREDRKKIFAAYFGKLNEFRRTFGTNLFAEIKKNMFFMRARKYPSCLEHALDGGNIPVAVYKGLIENVNANLDTFHRYLSLRKKLLGVNELHYYDLYAPLVKDIDLKYQYDEAWKHVLASLTPLGGEYISVSRKCFDERWVDVFPNEGKRSGAYSNGAVYDVHPYILLNYNGKYDDVSTLTHELGHTMHSYFSNKHQPYPTSHYSIFVAEVASTFNEALLMDYMLKTISDPDIRLSLLGNYLDGIRGTVFRQVQFSEFELAVHERAERGEALTGDAFSELYDSIAKRYYGHDKGVCVVDDMMPIEWAHIPHFYYHFYVYQYATSFTASAALSEQILAGDIETTKRYMQLLSSGGSDYPIALLKKAGIDMTTSLPFDLTIKKMNRVMDEIEQILGKKS, encoded by the coding sequence ATGTCTATTGAACGATTTCATACAGCCGGAGTCGCCGACTACTCACTTGAACGCGACAGAATAAAAATCCCCGACGACTTCAGGTGGGATCTCACAGCCATCTATCCTGATGATGCAGCATGGAAGAACGCAAAACAGCGTTTCATTGCAGAGTTGCCGGAGTTTGAACGCTATCGCGGAACACTGACTGAGTCGGCACAGACGTTGTTTGCCTGTCTCGATCTTGCAAGCAGGTTGGGGAAAGAATACACCCGCCTGTATTGCTACGCCAGCATGAACTCCGACCTTGACACACGCAATGCGGCTTATCTCGGGATGGAACAAGAAATGAGCGCTTTGGGGGCGGACTTCGGTGCAAAGTCGTCGTTCATTGAACCCGAAATCCTGAAAGTCGACAAGTCAACGATCGACGCGTTCATCGCACGTGAGCCGAAGCTGGAGATCTACCGACATAATCTGTATGACACGCTCCGCAGGAAAGAGCATACCGGAAGCGAGGGGGAAGAGAAGATCATCGCCGATGCCGGACTCATGTCCGATGCCCCGGGAAGTGTGTACAATATTTTCTCGAACGCCGACTTTCCGTTTCCCGAAATCGAGTTACACGACGGCAAGAAGGTAAAGCTTGATCAATCGGCGTTTGCGTTGCACAAAAGCGATGCCCATCGTGAGGATCGCAAGAAGATATTCGCCGCATACTTCGGCAAGCTGAATGAATTCCGCCGGACATTCGGGACGAACCTGTTCGCTGAAATCAAGAAGAACATGTTCTTCATGCGTGCCCGCAAATATCCTTCGTGTCTCGAACACGCTCTCGACGGCGGGAACATCCCCGTTGCGGTGTACAAAGGACTGATCGAAAATGTCAACGCCAATCTCGACACCTTTCACCGTTATCTGAGCCTTCGCAAGAAACTGTTGGGCGTTAACGAACTGCATTACTACGATCTGTACGCCCCGCTTGTCAAGGATATCGATCTCAAATACCAATACGACGAGGCATGGAAACATGTTCTTGCTTCTCTAACTCCGTTGGGCGGCGAGTATATCAGTGTCTCACGGAAATGTTTCGACGAACGGTGGGTTGATGTGTTTCCGAACGAGGGAAAACGTTCCGGCGCCTACAGCAACGGCGCCGTGTATGATGTTCATCCGTACATCCTGCTTAACTACAACGGCAAATACGACGACGTCAGCACGCTGACGCATGAACTCGGGCATACGATGCACAGCTATTTCTCCAACAAGCATCAACCGTACCCGACCTCGCATTATTCCATTTTTGTGGCGGAAGTTGCGTCGACCTTCAATGAAGCGCTGCTGATGGACTATATGCTGAAAACGATTTCGGACCCCGACATTCGATTGTCGCTGCTGGGCAACTATCTGGACGGTATCCGAGGTACGGTATTCCGTCAGGTTCAATTCTCGGAGTTCGAGCTCGCGGTTCATGAGCGGGCGGAAAGAGGCGAGGCATTGACCGGCGATGCATTCAGCGAGTTGTATGACTCGATTGCCAAGCGCTACTACGGTCACGACAAAGGTGTTTGTGTAGTCGATGACATGATGCCCATTGAGTGGGCACACATTCCGCATTTCTATTATCACTTCTATGTGTATCAGTACGCTACGTCGTTTACCGCTTCCGCTGCGCTCTCCGAACAAATCCTTGCCGGCGACATCGAAACAACGAAACGGTACATGCAATTGCTTTCCTCCGGCGGGTCGGACTACCCGATCGCGTTGTTGAAGAAGGCAGGTATCGACATGACTACATCCCTTCCTTTCGATCTTACAATAAAAAAGATGAACCGCGTAATGGATGAGATCGAACAGATTCTCGGAAAGAAGTCGTAA
- the pepF gene encoding oligoendopeptidase F — MRRSTLIFILLSTVFLYGFAQERDRGKVPDKWKWNLTDLYSSDDAWKQARERFSGEYPNVEQFKGTLSSSAQQLLKCLDFTFNLAKEFNRLYIYAHLNSDLDTRNSKYLAMVQEMGQLGADMGAKSAYIEPEVLAIDPATIASWVKQEKGLAVYRQYLDDILRRKAHTGTEGEEKILADASLLSDAASNTYGIFTNADFPYPEVQLSDGKTVKIDKASFELYRAGTNRADRAIVFRKFFDTINQYRGTFGTMMYGEVKKNMFYAKASKYNNAMERALNGANIPVQVYTSLVENVNNNLRTLHRYLNLRKRMLSLDTLHYYDLYAPLLANVDLSYTPEEAERLVLASLAPLGKEYVTVVQKAMNERWIDLYPTEGKRSGAYSQGGAYDVHPYMLLNYNGKYIDVRTLTHELGHTMQSYLSNKARPFPTAGYPIFTAEVASTFNEALLNDYMLKTIKDDNVRLSILGSYVEGMKGTFFRQAQFAEFEMRIHELAEKGESLTGDKLNQLYLDLTRKYYGHDKGVCVVGDEIKAEWMYIPHFYYNFYVYQYATSFTASAALVEPVLAGDKQATKRYMDFLSAGSSDYAINLLKKAGVDMTTSQPFTITMNKMNKVMDEMEKLLTKMKR, encoded by the coding sequence ATGCGACGTTCTACACTAATCTTCATTTTGCTCTCCACGGTATTTCTTTACGGCTTCGCTCAGGAACGCGACCGGGGAAAAGTTCCGGACAAATGGAAATGGAATCTCACCGACCTGTATTCCTCGGACGACGCATGGAAACAAGCACGTGAACGTTTTTCGGGGGAGTATCCGAACGTTGAACAGTTCAAAGGCACTCTCTCTTCGTCGGCGCAACAACTCCTCAAATGTCTTGACTTCACATTCAATCTTGCGAAGGAGTTCAACCGACTGTATATCTACGCTCACCTGAATTCCGATCTCGATACACGCAACTCGAAGTACTTGGCAATGGTGCAGGAAATGGGACAGCTCGGGGCAGACATGGGAGCCAAATCGGCATACATCGAACCCGAAGTCCTTGCTATTGATCCTGCTACGATTGCGTCATGGGTGAAGCAGGAAAAAGGCCTCGCTGTGTACCGCCAATACCTCGACGATATTCTCCGCCGGAAAGCGCACACGGGAACAGAGGGTGAAGAGAAGATTCTTGCCGATGCGAGCTTGCTTTCCGATGCAGCGTCCAACACATACGGCATCTTCACGAATGCGGACTTCCCCTACCCTGAGGTTCAACTGAGTGACGGCAAGACGGTAAAAATCGACAAGGCTTCATTCGAGTTGTACAGGGCAGGAACGAACCGGGCGGACAGGGCCATTGTATTCAGGAAGTTCTTCGACACGATCAATCAGTATCGTGGAACGTTCGGCACGATGATGTACGGCGAAGTGAAGAAGAACATGTTCTACGCGAAAGCGTCGAAGTACAACAACGCCATGGAACGGGCGTTGAACGGGGCAAACATTCCTGTTCAAGTGTACACAAGTCTTGTCGAGAACGTCAACAACAATTTACGCACACTGCACCGCTATCTGAATCTCCGCAAACGAATGCTCAGCCTCGACACATTGCATTATTACGATTTGTATGCGCCGCTGCTGGCGAACGTCGATCTTTCCTACACGCCGGAAGAGGCTGAAAGACTTGTGCTTGCCTCGCTTGCCCCGCTCGGCAAAGAGTATGTAACTGTTGTGCAGAAAGCGATGAACGAGCGTTGGATCGACCTGTATCCGACGGAGGGCAAACGATCGGGAGCGTATTCGCAAGGCGGGGCATACGACGTTCATCCGTATATGCTTTTGAACTACAACGGAAAGTACATCGACGTTCGAACGCTGACGCATGAGTTGGGCCATACAATGCAAAGCTATCTTTCAAACAAGGCGCGGCCGTTTCCGACCGCGGGCTATCCGATCTTCACCGCCGAAGTTGCCTCGACATTTAACGAGGCATTGCTGAACGACTACATGCTGAAGACAATCAAGGATGACAATGTCCGTCTTTCCATTCTCGGCAGTTATGTGGAAGGAATGAAAGGAACATTCTTCCGGCAGGCGCAGTTCGCCGAATTCGAAATGCGCATACATGAATTGGCCGAGAAGGGCGAATCGTTGACGGGCGATAAGCTGAACCAACTGTATCTTGATCTGACACGCAAATACTACGGACACGACAAAGGCGTTTGCGTCGTCGGAGATGAGATCAAAGCAGAATGGATGTACATCCCCCATTTCTACTACAACTTCTACGTATACCAATACGCCACTTCGTTTACGGCCTCTGCTGCACTCGTCGAGCCGGTACTGGCAGGCGACAAGCAAGCAACAAAGCGGTACATGGATTTTCTTTCGGCAGGTAGTTCGGACTATGCAATCAATCTGCTGAAGAAGGCCGGCGTGGATATGACGACATCCCAGCCATTCACCATCACGATGAACAAGATGAACAAAGTGATGGATGAAATGGAGAAGCTGTTGACGAAGATGAAGAGGTAG
- a CDS encoding adenylate/guanylate cyclase domain-containing protein → MHMSSPFRLQSWREHQIRSIVNTSLVMFCVGITYVLVFAEFHWHSLFNGVVIGLILGWGTSVAEMFVFSRYRQRLSFSVMITLRTLFYVMLISVTVFYVILIHAAWMHDTSTAAAFYDPKFQDFLWNGEFLRVIVYALAASFLINFIRQVNRLLGHNALLMFVTGKYHQPIEEERIFMFLDIKSSTAIAERLGNVRYHKFLNDFFHDISPAIVESKGTIYQYVGDEVVVTWTGEKGLKDANCIACYFRVAAAIFMNAEKYEKTYGFVPEFKAGYHYGPVITGEIGDVKREIVYHGDTVNTAARIRTECTTLQKDLLLSADLMQRLPRTEYLSPQSIGRIRLRGKEEEVELYSILEAA, encoded by the coding sequence ATGCACATGTCATCTCCGTTTCGCCTGCAATCCTGGCGCGAGCATCAAATCCGCTCGATTGTCAATACCAGCCTTGTGATGTTTTGCGTCGGCATTACCTACGTTCTGGTGTTTGCCGAGTTCCACTGGCATTCATTGTTCAACGGTGTCGTCATCGGGTTGATTCTCGGATGGGGAACGTCGGTAGCCGAGATGTTCGTGTTTTCACGCTACCGCCAACGGCTCTCGTTCAGTGTCATGATCACGTTGCGGACGCTGTTCTACGTGATGCTTATCAGCGTCACGGTGTTCTACGTTATTCTCATACATGCAGCTTGGATGCATGACACTTCGACCGCCGCCGCTTTTTACGACCCGAAGTTCCAGGATTTCTTGTGGAACGGTGAATTCCTCCGTGTCATCGTGTACGCGCTTGCGGCCAGCTTTCTCATCAATTTCATCCGGCAGGTCAACCGCCTGCTCGGCCACAACGCGCTGCTGATGTTCGTTACCGGCAAGTATCATCAACCAATTGAAGAGGAACGGATTTTCATGTTCCTCGACATTAAATCATCAACGGCAATAGCGGAACGTCTCGGCAACGTCCGGTACCACAAATTCCTCAACGATTTCTTTCACGATATTTCACCCGCCATTGTGGAAAGCAAAGGCACAATCTACCAATATGTCGGTGATGAAGTGGTTGTGACGTGGACAGGCGAGAAAGGACTGAAAGACGCGAATTGCATTGCGTGTTACTTCAGAGTTGCTGCCGCAATATTCATGAATGCAGAGAAGTATGAGAAGACCTACGGCTTTGTGCCAGAATTCAAGGCCGGCTATCACTATGGCCCCGTGATCACGGGAGAGATCGGCGACGTAAAACGGGAGATTGTCTATCACGGTGATACGGTGAACACGGCAGCACGCATCCGGACGGAGTGTACAACGCTGCAGAAAGATCTTCTTCTTTCGGCCGACTTGATGCAAAGACTTCCCCGCACAGAGTATTTGAGCCCTCAGAGCATTGGCAGAATAAGACTGCGGGGAAAGGAAGAGGAGGTGGAGTTGTACAGCATTTTGGAGGCTGCATAG
- a CDS encoding TIGR00730 family Rossman fold protein produces MNSICVFCGSSPGANGAYARAAETLGALLARERITLIFGGGKVGLMGHIADAVLSNGGKAVGVIPEALKKKEVAHDSLTELHVVDDMHIRKATMYDLADAFVALPGGTGTLDELFEVITWNQLGYLTKPVGLLNVGGYFDALTDFLRHTVVERFVKAEHLNLLHVEENVEVLLSRLKAPRVSFTDKWMDR; encoded by the coding sequence ATGAATTCCATTTGTGTTTTCTGCGGTTCAAGTCCCGGAGCCAACGGTGCGTATGCCCGGGCTGCTGAGACGCTTGGGGCTCTTCTTGCACGTGAGCGCATCACACTCATTTTTGGAGGAGGAAAAGTTGGATTGATGGGGCATATTGCCGACGCTGTTCTCTCGAATGGGGGGAAAGCCGTTGGTGTCATTCCCGAAGCGTTGAAGAAAAAAGAAGTGGCGCATGACTCGCTTACCGAGCTTCATGTTGTGGACGACATGCACATCCGGAAAGCCACAATGTACGATCTTGCAGATGCATTCGTGGCTCTGCCCGGAGGCACGGGCACGCTCGATGAGTTGTTCGAAGTTATTACGTGGAATCAGCTCGGCTATCTGACGAAACCTGTCGGATTGCTGAATGTTGGCGGATACTTTGACGCGTTGACGGATTTTTTGCGGCACACAGTTGTTGAACGGTTCGTCAAGGCTGAACATCTCAATCTCCTTCATGTCGAGGAGAATGTCGAGGTGCTTCTCTCCCGCTTGAAGGCTCCACGGGTCTCTTTCACTGACAAATGGATGGACCGCTAA
- a CDS encoding patatin-like protein encodes MSTPAPSASPRCAYTQEVRFAIVMYGGVSLAIYINGIAQELYHLVRATAPADNKRPDKPLFTNDQLSGTERVYRKLGQIISNHEEIFRESLPDDPIRTRFVVDILSGTSAGGINAIFLAKALANNQLMNDLKQLWVDEGDIALLLNDKESVKNLPLTRQRQPQSLLNSNRMYLKLLKAFDDMEKSRDSTRIAQSPYGTEVDLFVTATDLHGVIVPLRLADTVVYERRHKNVFHFKYYTTASETEAQTDYVDRVTEDGESIRNDFTRDFNPFLAFAARCTSSFPFAFEPMRLDDIDSVVKHVPPHNDDSSSTSASERWARFIEGYRSASEIPFRVRSFGDGGYLDNKPFSYAIDALMTRQADFPVDRKLIYIEPAPEHPQQSGVSSEKPDALENVNAALLVLPRYETIREDLQRVLQRNSLIERISRITTGIEVDVKYGNEGDRSESLPGPKWAEQDLAEMIRKKGIAYGGYQRLKVGSVTDQIAELITRASGLDEDSDQLLGIRYLVRAWRSMHYTIYKERKDSRATENRFLLEFDLGYRLRRLAFVQGKLDVLHGGGRDAESVLDNIGVKYDLKDLNETAFRQELLNIRASLASAYSVLNGARSALRARVEKNPLHQFVVSTGITPEQIRKLLNEPTENFRMNEAKHLLQQKSLEKGLTTLAAELSSFIFKATGKASEICSQALNPHKSSLSANSPEKRARECLWHYYQFYDDYDMITFPVLYSADAGELDVVEVIRISPEDATSLIDEKEEGAKPDGRKKLAGTALGNFGAFLDRVWRENDILWGRLDGAERIISSLLPGDVHKELRDKLIQEAQEEILKEDLRPQDVRTLSKVLAESLVHSKGIDDIAKLRELVAKQYGESVNTKAEALFRLLLKEESLLQFFRESYSISRNTNPEATLKTMSRASRIIGKMLEQLSEKRNLSKSGGSWIARLGQVFWGLVIVAVPGSLLNLLVRHWLKVLYVFETLLIVSGTLLTNTPMQQLGITLAAITLGMNFLIFLISDFIKGKKFWLRLLVTLLVSAFILLAALGADALFGHPVMTWLIEKYNLLAEWLKG; translated from the coding sequence ATGTCTACCCCCGCGCCGTCCGCTTCGCCGCGTTGTGCATATACCCAGGAAGTTCGATTTGCTATAGTGATGTACGGCGGCGTTTCGCTTGCCATTTACATCAACGGAATCGCGCAGGAATTGTACCACCTCGTACGTGCAACCGCCCCCGCCGACAACAAACGCCCCGACAAGCCCCTGTTCACCAACGATCAGTTGTCCGGCACGGAAAGAGTGTATCGAAAGCTCGGGCAGATCATCAGCAATCATGAGGAAATTTTCCGGGAATCCCTGCCGGATGATCCGATCAGGACGCGATTTGTTGTTGACATTCTTTCCGGCACATCCGCCGGCGGCATCAATGCCATCTTTCTTGCCAAGGCTCTCGCCAACAATCAATTGATGAACGACCTGAAACAGTTGTGGGTTGACGAAGGAGATATCGCACTGTTGTTGAACGACAAGGAGTCGGTGAAGAATCTGCCTCTGACCCGGCAACGGCAACCCCAATCGCTTCTCAACAGCAACCGGATGTATCTGAAGCTGCTGAAAGCGTTTGACGACATGGAGAAGTCCCGCGACAGTACTCGCATCGCGCAATCGCCCTACGGAACGGAAGTTGATCTCTTTGTTACCGCAACAGATCTTCACGGCGTTATTGTGCCGCTCCGGCTTGCCGACACGGTTGTGTACGAGAGAAGGCATAAGAACGTCTTCCATTTCAAATACTATACAACGGCATCCGAAACGGAGGCACAGACGGATTATGTTGATCGTGTGACGGAGGACGGCGAATCGATTCGGAACGATTTCACGAGGGATTTCAATCCGTTTCTCGCCTTTGCGGCCCGCTGCACGTCGTCGTTTCCGTTTGCGTTCGAGCCAATGCGGCTTGACGATATTGATAGCGTCGTGAAACACGTTCCGCCGCACAACGACGATTCTTCCAGCACGTCTGCCAGCGAACGCTGGGCGCGGTTCATCGAAGGATACCGTTCGGCGTCCGAGATTCCGTTCCGGGTCCGGTCGTTCGGCGACGGCGGCTACCTTGACAACAAACCCTTCAGCTATGCAATTGATGCGTTGATGACACGTCAGGCTGATTTTCCGGTTGACAGAAAACTGATTTACATCGAGCCGGCTCCCGAACATCCTCAGCAATCGGGAGTCTCAAGCGAAAAACCGGATGCGTTGGAAAACGTGAATGCCGCGCTTCTTGTTCTCCCCCGGTATGAAACAATTCGTGAAGATCTGCAGCGCGTTCTGCAGCGTAACAGTCTCATCGAACGCATCAGCCGCATTACCACCGGCATCGAAGTGGATGTCAAATACGGCAACGAAGGCGATCGCTCGGAATCACTGCCCGGTCCGAAATGGGCCGAGCAGGATCTGGCGGAGATGATCCGGAAGAAGGGTATTGCATACGGCGGCTATCAACGCCTGAAAGTCGGTTCTGTCACGGATCAGATTGCCGAACTGATCACCCGTGCATCGGGGCTGGATGAAGATTCCGATCAACTGTTAGGAATCCGCTACCTTGTGCGCGCCTGGCGAAGCATGCACTACACAATCTACAAAGAACGGAAAGATTCGCGGGCAACGGAGAACAGATTTCTGCTCGAATTCGACCTCGGCTACAGATTGCGGCGGCTTGCGTTCGTGCAGGGCAAGCTTGACGTTCTGCACGGCGGTGGCCGGGATGCCGAAAGCGTTCTCGACAATATCGGGGTGAAGTACGACCTGAAAGACCTGAATGAGACTGCATTCCGGCAGGAACTTCTGAACATCCGGGCATCGCTTGCTTCCGCGTATTCCGTGTTGAACGGGGCTCGCAGCGCGTTGCGGGCCCGGGTTGAAAAAAACCCGCTTCATCAGTTCGTTGTCAGCACCGGCATAACACCCGAGCAAATCAGAAAGCTGCTGAATGAGCCGACCGAGAATTTCCGCATGAATGAAGCGAAACATCTTTTGCAGCAGAAGTCTCTGGAAAAAGGCCTCACAACGCTTGCCGCCGAATTATCGTCGTTCATTTTCAAGGCAACAGGCAAGGCTTCTGAAATCTGCTCGCAGGCGCTGAATCCCCACAAATCCTCCCTTTCTGCCAACTCGCCCGAGAAAAGAGCCCGCGAATGTCTCTGGCACTATTATCAATTCTACGATGATTATGACATGATCACGTTTCCCGTGTTGTACAGTGCCGATGCGGGAGAGCTTGATGTCGTGGAGGTGATACGGATAAGTCCTGAAGATGCGACAAGCTTGATTGATGAGAAAGAAGAAGGCGCAAAACCCGACGGCAGGAAGAAACTTGCCGGCACGGCATTGGGCAATTTTGGCGCCTTCCTCGATCGGGTCTGGCGTGAGAATGATATTCTGTGGGGAAGACTTGACGGTGCGGAGCGCATCATCAGTTCGTTGTTGCCGGGAGACGTGCACAAAGAGTTGCGCGACAAGCTCATTCAAGAAGCGCAGGAAGAGATTCTCAAGGAAGATTTGCGGCCGCAGGATGTCCGCACACTCAGCAAGGTACTGGCCGAGTCATTGGTTCATTCGAAGGGCATTGATGATATCGCGAAGTTGCGCGAACTTGTGGCAAAACAGTACGGGGAGTCGGTCAATACAAAAGCCGAAGCCCTGTTCCGCCTTCTTCTGAAGGAAGAGAGTCTCTTGCAGTTCTTCCGGGAGAGTTATTCGATCAGCAGGAACACCAATCCGGAGGCGACGTTGAAAACGATGTCGCGTGCGAGCCGCATCATCGGCAAAATGCTTGAACAACTATCCGAAAAGCGTAATCTTTCCAAATCGGGCGGCTCGTGGATTGCACGATTGGGTCAGGTTTTTTGGGGACTTGTTATTGTGGCGGTACCTGGAAGCCTCCTCAACCTTCTTGTGCGGCATTGGCTCAAGGTTCTGTATGTGTTCGAAACGTTGCTGATTGTTTCCGGAACTCTTCTCACAAATACTCCGATGCAGCAATTGGGCATCACGCTCGCAGCAATTACGTTGGGAATGAATTTCCTTATCTTTCTTATCAGCGATTTCATCAAAGGGAAGAAGTTCTGGCTCCGGCTTCTCGTTACACTGCTTGTTTCAGCTTTTATTTTGCTGGCTGCCCTCGGAGCCGACGCGCTGTTCGGGCATCCTGTAATGACTTGGCTGATAGAAAAATACAACTTGCTTGCAGAGTGGCTGAAAGGATAG
- a CDS encoding CoA-binding protein — protein MKTSIQQFFASRAFGVVGVSRNSRKFGNVILREMKNKGFAVYPVSPHLPLVEGMPCLASVDELPDSVTSIVVVVHPEAAAEIVARAHTKGITNIWLQQGAESDQAIAYAKQHGLNLVCGQCILMFTEPVKSIHAVHCWVSRLVRSYPQ, from the coding sequence ATGAAAACATCAATTCAACAGTTCTTCGCTTCCAGGGCATTTGGAGTTGTCGGGGTCTCGCGCAACAGCAGAAAATTCGGCAATGTCATCTTGCGTGAAATGAAAAACAAGGGTTTTGCAGTTTATCCCGTCTCTCCGCACCTTCCTTTGGTTGAAGGCATGCCGTGCCTCGCGAGCGTCGACGAATTGCCCGATTCGGTGACGTCAATTGTGGTTGTTGTGCACCCCGAGGCTGCTGCGGAAATCGTTGCCCGGGCTCACACCAAAGGCATCACCAACATCTGGCTGCAACAAGGGGCGGAATCCGATCAGGCGATTGCGTATGCGAAGCAACACGGCCTCAATCTCGTTTGCGGACAGTGCATCTTGATGTTCACCGAGCCCGTCAAGTCGATTCACGCCGTTCACTGCTGGGTAAGCAGACTTGTGAGATCATATCCGCAGTAG
- a CDS encoding DUF4382 domain-containing protein encodes MTRVLYSFLVVLPLFLLSSCLKDHDPTGPDPEGETGTLIIRMTDSPITFDSVLIRIDSVRIHASNSDTLSSGWHTINRTRAVYNLLSLTNGVDTVIGRAPLPPGTYSQLRLHIGTGSRVVVGGVSHPLTIPSGSQSGLKLNIHATIEPNTTYTLLLDFDAARSILRTGNGSFMLRPVLRVITTAQTGTISGHVVPASTRPIVTAYNAMDTISTMADASGAYTLAYLPPSSYFVHFAPTDTTYRDFTVAGVIVWPGVTTPLGTITLQPR; translated from the coding sequence ATGACCAGAGTCTTGTATTCGTTTCTTGTTGTCCTGCCGCTGTTTCTGCTTTCATCGTGTTTGAAAGATCATGACCCGACCGGTCCGGATCCGGAAGGGGAAACGGGAACCCTTATCATTCGCATGACGGATAGCCCGATCACGTTCGACTCGGTTCTCATCCGGATTGACAGTGTTCGTATTCACGCCAGCAACTCCGACACCCTTTCATCGGGATGGCACACGATTAACCGGACACGTGCCGTTTACAATCTCCTTTCTCTAACGAACGGGGTAGACACCGTCATCGGCAGGGCGCCACTGCCGCCGGGAACATATTCCCAGCTCCGTCTGCATATCGGTACAGGGAGTCGCGTTGTCGTTGGAGGCGTCTCTCATCCTCTCACCATTCCCAGCGGATCGCAAAGCGGTTTGAAGCTCAACATCCACGCAACAATTGAACCGAACACCACCTACACACTGCTTCTCGATTTCGATGCTGCCCGATCTATTCTCCGGACAGGCAACGGGAGTTTCATGCTGAGGCCGGTTCTCCGCGTTATAACAACAGCACAGACAGGCACGATCAGCGGGCATGTTGTGCCTGCATCGACGCGTCCGATTGTCACCGCCTATAACGCCATGGATACGATCTCTACAATGGCAGATGCATCGGGAGCGTACACCCTGGCATATCTCCCTCCATCATCGTACTTCGTCCATTTTGCACCTACAGATACGACGTACCGCGATTTCACTGTCGCAGGCGTTATTGTCTGGCCGGGCGTTACCACTCCGTTGGGCACAATAACGTTGCAGCCGCGGTAG